GTTGGTATTGGAAAGATTGTTCAAGGTGACTGCGTTGATGTACTGAAAACTTTGCCAGAAAACGAAATTGTTTTGGCTTTTACTTCTCCTCCATACTTGAATGCGATAAATTATGAAGAGCATATCGAGAAACTTAATGGTAAAAAAAAAAGATGGGATAGAAAAGAAATTTCGTATGAAGATTACAAACAATTTCTCAAAGAAAGATTTAAGGAATTATTGCGAGTCATCCGTCCTGGCGGGCATAATGTAGTAAATATTTCACCAATCTCTTGGAATGGTGAACGAACCGCACTACCTTTTCATTTTGTAATTTGGATGGAAGAAATCGGATGGAAATTTAAAGAAGACATAATTTGGGAGAAACCGATTGCAAGGGATAGACGATCGGGAGTTTTATTACAGCATCCGTACCCTGGATACTATTATCCAAGCTTAGTTGCTGAATATGTTTTTGTTTTTCAAAAACCCGCGGAGAAAGAAGGAAAGGCAAATATTTATTGGAATCGAACATTCGAGGAAAAAGAAAACAATGTAATAGATTTATCGGACTATCAGGGTGAGAAGAGCAAGAATGTTTGGAAGATTCGTCCGGTTGCACCTCAAGAAAATATTCATCCTTGCCCATTTCCAATCGAACTTGCTGATAGAATAATTCAACTGTATTCTTATAAAAACGACATTGTTATAGATATCTTCACCGGTAGTGGTCAGACAAACATTGCGGCAGAAAAATTAGGCAGAAGACACATCGGTATTGAAACTCAAAGTGAGTACATAA
This genomic window from Bacteroidota bacterium contains:
- a CDS encoding site-specific DNA-methyltransferase; translation: MMLKEFSVGIGKIVQGDCVDVLKTLPENEIVLAFTSPPYLNAINYEEHIEKLNGKKKRWDRKEISYEDYKQFLKERFKELLRVIRPGGHNVVNISPISWNGERTALPFHFVIWMEEIGWKFKEDIIWEKPIARDRRSGVLLQHPYPGYYYPSLVAEYVFVFQKPAEKEGKANIYWNRTFEEKENNVIDLSDYQGEKSKNVWKIRPVAPQENIHPCPFPIELADRIIQLYSYKNDIVIDIFTGSGQTNIAAEKLGRRHIGIETQSEYIKYAIGKINAEISNQTFTFEEKR